A DNA window from Paraclostridium bifermentans contains the following coding sequences:
- the clpB gene encoding ATP-dependent chaperone ClpB, which produces MNIEKMTVRVQKGLNEAFNIAVKNHNQQVDAIHLLSALVNQEDGLIPNILEKMNVSVDAFNNSINSELNKLPQIHGEGINSQGVTATRKINEILIKAEEISKEFKDVYISVEHVMIAIMEVESKTNIGKILKQYNINKNDFLNVLSKVRGNQRVETQDPEGTYEALARYATNLVELAKKNKLDPVIGRDEEIRRVIRILSRRTKNNPVLIGEPGVGKTAIVEGLAERIVRGDVPEGLKDKVIFSLDMGSLIAGAKYRGEFEERLKAVLKEVQGAEGKIILFIDEIHTIVGAGKTDGAMDAGNLIKPMLARGELNCIGATTFDEYRQYIEKDKALERRFQPVMAEEPSVNDTISILRGLKERFEIHHGIRIHDNAIVAAAKLSDRYIQDRFLPDKAIDLIDEAGAMIRSEIDSLPTELDTVRRKLLTLETEREALLKENDEKSKERLEKLGKELAELKSKNDEMTAKYEKEKSQILEIRNLKAQLDEAKGNVEKYEREYDFNKAAELKYGVIPKLEEQIKAHEEKMQESYENALLKEEVTENEISQIVAKWTGIPVTKLVEGEREKLLKLEDELHKRVIGQDEAVTAVSNAVIRARAGLKDENKPIGSFIFLGPTGVGKTELAKTLANNLFDSEDNIIRIDMSEYMEKHAVSRLIGPPPGYVGYEEGGQLTEAVRRNPYSVLLFDEIEKAHEDVFNLFLQILDDGRLTDNKGKTVDFKNTIIIMTSNIGSSYLLESGENVNDEAKELVMNEMKRRFKPEFLNRVDDIIMFKPLDKEGIKQIIDIFMKSLRNRLQDKSIEIEITERAKDIMVNEGYDPIYGARPLKRYISNVLETMIAKKLIAGEIYNGCTIVVDEENENINISVK; this is translated from the coding sequence ATGAATATAGAAAAAATGACAGTAAGAGTACAAAAAGGTTTAAATGAAGCTTTTAATATAGCGGTAAAAAATCACAATCAACAAGTGGATGCAATACATCTATTAAGTGCACTTGTAAATCAAGAAGATGGTCTTATTCCAAATATACTAGAAAAGATGAACGTGTCTGTTGATGCATTTAATAACAGCATAAATTCAGAACTTAATAAATTACCACAAATACATGGTGAAGGGATAAATTCACAAGGAGTAACAGCTACAAGAAAGATAAATGAAATTTTAATTAAAGCAGAAGAAATATCTAAAGAATTTAAAGATGTATATATAAGTGTAGAACATGTTATGATTGCAATAATGGAAGTTGAATCAAAAACAAATATAGGTAAGATATTAAAGCAATATAATATAAATAAAAATGACTTTTTAAATGTATTATCAAAGGTGAGAGGAAATCAAAGGGTAGAAACTCAAGATCCAGAAGGAACTTATGAAGCATTAGCTAGATATGCTACAAACTTAGTAGAATTAGCTAAGAAAAACAAGTTAGACCCTGTAATAGGAAGAGATGAAGAAATAAGAAGAGTCATAAGAATATTATCAAGAAGAACTAAAAACAATCCTGTATTAATAGGAGAACCAGGAGTTGGTAAAACAGCTATAGTGGAAGGGTTAGCTGAAAGAATAGTTAGAGGAGATGTTCCTGAAGGATTAAAGGATAAAGTAATATTCTCTTTAGATATGGGTTCTTTAATTGCAGGAGCTAAATACAGAGGTGAATTTGAAGAAAGATTAAAAGCAGTTCTTAAAGAAGTTCAAGGTGCAGAAGGCAAGATAATTTTATTTATAGATGAGATACACACAATAGTTGGAGCTGGAAAAACTGATGGAGCAATGGATGCTGGAAACTTAATAAAACCTATGTTAGCTCGTGGAGAATTAAACTGTATAGGAGCAACTACTTTTGATGAATATAGACAATATATTGAAAAAGATAAGGCTCTTGAAAGACGTTTCCAACCAGTTATGGCGGAAGAACCTAGTGTTAATGATACGATTTCAATACTTCGTGGACTTAAAGAAAGATTTGAAATTCATCATGGAATAAGAATACATGATAATGCTATAGTTGCAGCTGCAAAATTGTCTGATAGATATATACAAGATAGATTTTTACCAGATAAAGCTATAGATTTAATAGACGAAGCTGGAGCTATGATTAGAAGTGAGATAGATTCTCTTCCAACAGAGCTGGATACAGTTAGAAGAAAATTATTAACATTAGAAACAGAAAGAGAAGCATTGCTAAAAGAAAATGATGAGAAAAGTAAAGAAAGACTTGAAAAATTAGGAAAAGAATTAGCTGAATTAAAATCTAAAAACGACGAAATGACTGCTAAGTATGAAAAAGAGAAAAGTCAAATATTAGAAATAAGAAATTTAAAAGCACAGCTTGATGAAGCTAAAGGAAATGTTGAAAAGTATGAGAGAGAATATGACTTTAACAAAGCAGCAGAATTAAAATATGGAGTAATACCTAAATTAGAAGAACAAATAAAGGCACATGAAGAAAAAATGCAAGAAAGCTATGAAAATGCTTTATTAAAAGAAGAAGTAACAGAAAATGAAATTTCTCAAATAGTTGCTAAGTGGACAGGTATACCAGTTACTAAACTTGTAGAGGGAGAAAGAGAAAAACTATTAAAGTTAGAAGATGAACTACACAAAAGAGTAATTGGACAAGATGAAGCTGTAACTGCTGTAAGTAATGCGGTAATACGTGCTCGTGCAGGACTTAAAGATGAGAATAAGCCAATAGGTTCATTTATATTCTTAGGACCTACAGGAGTAGGTAAAACAGAGCTTGCTAAAACGCTAGCTAATAACCTATTTGATAGTGAAGATAATATTATAAGAATTGATATGTCTGAATATATGGAAAAACATGCAGTATCAAGACTTATAGGACCTCCTCCAGGATATGTAGGATATGAAGAAGGTGGGCAGTTAACAGAAGCTGTAAGAAGAAATCCATATTCTGTATTATTATTTGATGAAATAGAGAAAGCACATGAAGATGTATTCAACTTATTCCTTCAAATATTAGATGATGGAAGACTTACTGACAATAAAGGTAAAACGGTAGACTTTAAAAATACTATCATAATAATGACTTCAAATATAGGTAGTTCATATTTATTAGAATCTGGTGAAAATGTTAATGATGAAGCTAAAGAGTTGGTTATGAACGAAATGAAGAGAAGATTTAAGCCAGAATTCTTAAATAGAGTTGATGATATTATAATGTTTAAACCATTAGATAAAGAAGGAATAAAACAAATTATAGACATCTTTATGAAATCTTTAAGAAATAGATTACAAGATAAGAGCATAGAAATTGAAATTACAGAAAGAGCAAAAGACATAATGGTTAACGAAGGGTATGATCCAATTTACGGAGCTAGACCATTAAAAAGATATATAAGCAATGTACTAGAAACTATGATAGCTAAAAAGTTAATAGCAGGAGAAATATATAACGGATGCACTATAGTAGTTGATGAAGAAAATGAAAATATAAATATATCTGTAAAATAG
- a CDS encoding DUF362 domain-containing protein, with amino-acid sequence MKFVSIRKCDDYNYENIKKSIEKNLEDIGGIEKYINPNSKVLIKPNLLMKKIPEEATTTHPIVVKVVCEMLLKLNCDIVIADSPGGPYTTSALKGIYKSTGMKDIADELGVTLNYDVSEVKVENESSKALRFMDIITPIKDVDHIINICKLKTHGMATFTGGVKNLYGSIAGLKKAEIHYRFPSEEIFCEDVLLDICSYVNPTLTIMDGIVGMEGEGPSAGSPRHIGTTLVSTSPYALDSIACKLINLDINKVPTVRGSIKRGYIKNDLSDVKAIGDDISQFVVKDFKIPKTSKDFRLLSSTLPKFIHEPLTKLLTPKPVVSYNKCVKCKKCIEACPAKVISLDSKIEIDLSKCIRCFCCHELCPKKAIDIKRSIVFKLIK; translated from the coding sequence ATGAAATTTGTATCAATAAGGAAATGTGATGATTATAACTATGAAAATATAAAAAAATCAATAGAGAAAAACTTAGAAGATATTGGCGGAATAGAAAAATATATAAATCCAAATAGCAAAGTATTAATAAAACCAAATTTACTTATGAAAAAGATACCAGAAGAAGCTACAACAACACATCCAATAGTGGTTAAAGTTGTATGTGAAATGCTTCTTAAATTAAATTGTGATATAGTAATTGCTGATAGTCCAGGTGGACCATATACTACATCAGCTTTAAAAGGTATATACAAATCAACTGGAATGAAAGATATAGCGGATGAATTAGGTGTAACTCTAAACTATGATGTGAGTGAAGTAAAAGTAGAAAATGAAAGCTCTAAAGCATTAAGATTTATGGATATAATAACTCCAATAAAAGACGTTGATCATATAATTAATATATGTAAACTAAAGACTCATGGTATGGCTACATTTACTGGAGGAGTTAAAAATCTATATGGATCTATTGCGGGATTAAAAAAAGCAGAAATACATTATAGATTTCCAAGTGAAGAAATATTTTGTGAAGATGTATTATTAGATATATGTTCATATGTAAATCCAACACTAACTATTATGGATGGAATTGTTGGCATGGAAGGAGAAGGACCTTCTGCAGGAAGTCCGAGACATATTGGAACAACTTTAGTATCAACAAGTCCATATGCGTTAGATTCAATAGCCTGCAAACTTATAAATTTAGATATAAACAAGGTTCCAACTGTAAGAGGAAGTATAAAAAGAGGATACATAAAGAATGATTTAAGCGATGTTAAAGCAATAGGTGATGATATAAGCCAATTTGTTGTAAAGGATTTTAAAATACCAAAAACAAGCAAAGATTTTAGATTACTATCATCGACTTTACCTAAGTTTATACATGAACCTCTTACGAAATTATTAACTCCAAAACCAGTTGTTTCTTACAATAAGTGCGTGAAATGTAAAAAGTGTATAGAGGCATGTCCAGCAAAGGTTATAAGTTTAGATTCAAAAATAGAAATAGATTTAAGTAAATGTATAAGATGTTTTTGCTGCCACGAATTATGTCCTAAAAAAGCTATAGACATAAAGCGAAGTATAGTCTTTAAGTTAATAAAATAA